The following proteins are co-located in the Myroides profundi genome:
- the surE gene encoding 5'/3'-nucleotidase SurE, with protein MQRPLILVTNDDGITAPGMRALISVMKEIGEVVVVAPDSAQSGMGHAVTINNTLTLEKVNIDPEIEVEYACSGTPVDCVKIALGQILDRTPDLCVSGVNHGSNSSINVIYSGTMSAALEAGMSGIPAIGFSLLDFSWSADFEQIKPFIKKITTEALKHGIPKDVVLNVNFPKLATEDIKGIKVCRQAKATWVENFDKRVSPHGKEYYWLVGEFVNQDKGEDTDEWALRNDYISIVPVQFDLTAHQVLERINRWDL; from the coding sequence ATGCAAAGACCTTTAATACTTGTTACAAATGACGATGGTATCACAGCACCAGGAATGAGAGCCCTGATCAGTGTGATGAAAGAGATAGGAGAAGTAGTGGTAGTTGCCCCAGATAGTGCTCAATCTGGAATGGGGCATGCTGTAACAATCAATAATACGCTTACGTTAGAAAAAGTAAATATCGACCCTGAGATAGAAGTAGAATACGCTTGTTCAGGAACACCTGTGGACTGTGTGAAAATAGCACTAGGACAAATACTAGACAGAACACCTGATCTGTGTGTATCTGGAGTAAATCACGGTTCTAACTCTTCTATCAATGTTATCTATTCCGGTACGATGAGTGCTGCACTAGAAGCAGGAATGAGCGGTATACCTGCAATAGGTTTCTCTTTATTAGATTTTAGCTGGAGTGCAGATTTTGAACAAATAAAACCTTTTATAAAAAAGATTACAACAGAGGCTTTAAAACATGGGATTCCAAAAGATGTGGTGTTGAATGTAAACTTCCCAAAGTTAGCGACTGAAGATATTAAAGGGATAAAAGTGTGTAGACAAGCTAAAGCGACATGGGTAGAGAACTTCGATAAGCGAGTTAGCCCTCATGGAAAAGAGTACTATTGGTTAGTAGGAGAATTCGTGAACCAAGATAAGGGGGAAGATACAGATGAGTGGGCATTGCGAAATGACTATATCTCTATCGTACCTGTGCAGTTTGATTTAACAGCACATCAAGTATTAGAACGTATTAATAGATGGGATCTGTAG
- the lpxB gene encoding lipid-A-disaccharide synthase encodes MKYYIIAGEASGDLHGSNLMRSIYKKDPNADIRFWGGDLMQQVGGKLVKHYKDLAFMGFVEVVQNLGTILRNIKFCKKDIASFNPDVLVFIDYPGFNMRIAKWAKRIGIETHYYISPQIWAWKENRINDIKRDFDFMYVILPFEKDFYEKKHNYPVTFVGHPLIDAIERYRAEEHQDFKVKHNLDERPIIALLPGSRKQEISRLLNEMLSVIHHYPQYQFVIAGAPGQEASFYETFIKDQNISFVFNETYALLNIAHAALVTSGTATLETALFNVPQVVLYKGNQVSYEIAKRIIKLKYISLVNLIMDDDVVVELIQGDCNAVRIEQEFAKIIQGEKRNEILLKYKELIRNLGGQGASDYVAGEILKNHMTKRS; translated from the coding sequence ATGAAGTATTATATAATAGCAGGAGAGGCATCAGGAGATCTACATGGATCTAATCTTATGCGATCTATATACAAGAAAGACCCTAATGCAGATATACGCTTTTGGGGAGGAGATTTAATGCAACAAGTGGGCGGTAAGCTCGTGAAGCATTATAAAGATCTTGCTTTTATGGGATTTGTTGAAGTGGTACAAAATCTAGGAACAATATTGCGCAATATTAAGTTCTGTAAAAAAGATATCGCATCTTTTAATCCAGATGTATTAGTGTTTATTGATTACCCAGGCTTTAATATGCGAATAGCTAAATGGGCAAAGAGAATAGGTATAGAAACACATTATTATATCTCACCTCAAATATGGGCTTGGAAGGAGAATCGTATCAATGATATCAAAAGAGATTTTGATTTTATGTATGTAATTCTGCCTTTCGAAAAGGATTTTTATGAGAAGAAACATAATTACCCTGTAACCTTTGTAGGACACCCATTGATAGATGCTATAGAGCGCTATAGAGCAGAAGAACATCAAGACTTTAAGGTAAAGCACAATTTAGATGAGCGACCTATTATAGCCTTATTACCTGGAAGTAGAAAGCAGGAGATTAGTAGATTATTAAATGAAATGCTTTCTGTAATACATCATTACCCACAGTATCAATTTGTAATAGCTGGTGCTCCAGGACAAGAAGCTTCATTCTATGAGACTTTTATAAAGGATCAAAACATTTCTTTCGTATTTAATGAAACGTATGCTTTGTTAAATATAGCTCATGCAGCCTTAGTTACTTCTGGTACAGCTACGTTGGAAACAGCTCTATTTAATGTTCCACAAGTAGTATTGTATAAAGGGAATCAAGTGTCTTATGAAATAGCGAAACGCATCATTAAACTAAAATATATTTCTTTAGTTAATTTAATTATGGATGATGATGTGGTGGTAGAGCTTATTCAAGGGGATTGTAATGCTGTAAGAATAGAACAAGAGTTCGCAAAAATCATACAAGGTGAAAAAAGAAATGAAATATTGTTAAAATATAAAGAATTAATTCGTAATTTAGGCGGTCAAGGAGCGAGTGATTATGTTGCAGGCGAAATACTAAAAAATCATATGACAAAAAGAAGTTAA
- a CDS encoding C40 family peptidase, whose amino-acid sequence MKKFTLLLISVLGLSGFHTIEAKTTSKAVYSSPVKKKPTAVIAESKNVDDKIQAELDALLGYFIEEAKEAKGEYFDNLTSQVLNTAFDYEGVRYRYGGMSRKGMDCSGLVMTAFGDTSVNLPRSSSEMAQVGERVRKAEAQIGDLIFFKTRGNRISHVGIITEVLDDEIKFIHSSTSKGVIVSSTKENYYSRTFAQINRVVLESMN is encoded by the coding sequence ATGAAAAAGTTTACATTATTATTAATCAGTGTTTTGGGCCTTTCTGGTTTCCATACAATAGAAGCGAAGACAACAAGTAAAGCTGTTTATAGTAGCCCTGTTAAAAAGAAACCTACAGCCGTGATTGCTGAGAGTAAAAATGTAGACGATAAAATACAAGCAGAATTAGATGCTTTATTAGGTTACTTTATTGAGGAGGCAAAAGAAGCAAAGGGGGAGTACTTTGATAACTTGACTAGTCAAGTGTTGAACACCGCTTTTGATTATGAAGGAGTACGTTATAGATATGGTGGAATGAGTAGAAAAGGTATGGACTGCTCTGGTCTAGTGATGACAGCTTTCGGAGATACTAGTGTGAACCTACCTCGTAGCTCAAGTGAAATGGCTCAAGTAGGTGAACGTGTTAGAAAGGCAGAAGCACAAATAGGTGACCTAATCTTCTTTAAAACTCGAGGCAATAGAATCAGTCATGTAGGAATAATCACTGAAGTATTAGATGACGAAATTAAGTTCATTCATTCTTCAACTAGCAAAGGAGTGATTGTGTCTTCAACAAAAGAAAATTACTATAGTAGAACTTTCGCACAGATTAACCGTGTTGTTCTAGAAAGTATGAATTAA
- a CDS encoding ComEC/Rec2 family competence protein: MGIYLDLLISAFWVIAILCILLFVLMMSLMNRYLHFPSRFTGSKDVVLFISLFFFLGVGLKGLVKNQYESELLKIETYLNNPINSRINIKITETLSNKTNKRFIGELIRVGDTVCSNKIALYFNERQDSLRVGDVISYYGRVGSIQQPKNLGQFDYRKYMQGKGIFIQSYVGDYFVVGHEVHWRYEILKLRRSLINKIYLDNSALHENTKGLIMALLLGEKSYIDTTVLNQFKEVGVMHVLAISGLHVGLIYLVLARGLFFLPKRVRSIVILVLLWFFVFLSGFSASVFRAVLMFTIYLASQLLRREQDLEHSIGLALFCSLCIYPYWVYDIGFQLSYLAVISIVYILPLFKKFYSKNKILQYIQGITYVSISVQVGLIPIQLYYFQQFSFLFLLANLIVIPLITVLIILGMVYLIAMWVDSLSIVVSFCLNVLTDLLYRLIELVHRLDYFSFQNAQISFVQMALLLVLIGGALLTYYQKKLRYIVGGVLLCSALQLCTTLGSSKEDTLDAEIVVPFVSNKNNRSVWIRDHDTVHVLMNLIDSTDQRHLRDLDKYVQEYSLDKVVYHPLEGIAPSIQDKLLIIDNDRVAYSGVLDASVILFSGQPKINFERMLEVRLPKLVIFHNSVPFWFKRKCIDICIKKNIPFHDMYEKGYWSSLL; the protein is encoded by the coding sequence TTGGGAATATACTTAGACTTACTTATAAGTGCTTTTTGGGTGATAGCTATCTTATGTATTCTTCTATTTGTCTTGATGATGTCATTAATGAATAGATATCTACACTTTCCGTCTCGGTTTACCGGGAGTAAGGATGTTGTATTATTTATCAGTCTCTTTTTCTTTTTAGGTGTCGGGTTAAAAGGCTTGGTTAAAAATCAATATGAGTCTGAGTTACTAAAAATAGAGACATATCTAAATAACCCTATTAATAGTAGAATAAATATAAAAATAACAGAGACTCTTAGTAATAAAACGAACAAACGATTTATAGGAGAACTGATTAGAGTAGGCGATACAGTGTGCAGTAATAAGATAGCTCTTTATTTTAATGAGCGTCAAGATTCACTTAGAGTAGGAGATGTCATTAGTTATTATGGCAGGGTAGGGAGTATACAACAACCGAAGAACCTTGGTCAGTTTGATTATAGAAAGTATATGCAAGGTAAGGGAATCTTTATTCAAAGTTATGTAGGAGATTACTTTGTAGTAGGACATGAAGTACATTGGCGTTATGAAATATTGAAGTTAAGGAGGTCTTTAATCAATAAAATATATCTTGACAACAGTGCTCTTCATGAGAATACTAAAGGTCTAATCATGGCGCTATTATTAGGAGAGAAATCATATATAGACACTACGGTTCTTAATCAGTTTAAAGAAGTAGGAGTCATGCACGTATTAGCTATTTCAGGATTGCATGTAGGACTTATCTACTTAGTTCTTGCTCGTGGTTTATTCTTTTTACCTAAGAGGGTTAGGAGTATTGTGATACTTGTATTGCTGTGGTTCTTTGTCTTTCTATCAGGTTTCTCAGCTTCAGTATTTAGAGCTGTCCTTATGTTTACTATTTACCTTGCTAGTCAGCTTCTGAGGCGAGAGCAAGACTTAGAGCACAGTATTGGTCTAGCGTTGTTCTGTAGTCTATGTATATATCCTTATTGGGTATATGATATCGGCTTTCAGTTAAGCTACTTAGCCGTTATCAGTATTGTTTATATTCTACCTTTATTTAAGAAGTTCTATTCTAAAAATAAAATACTACAGTATATACAGGGCATTACTTATGTGTCTATAAGTGTACAAGTCGGTCTGATACCTATCCAATTGTACTATTTTCAGCAGTTCTCTTTTCTATTTTTATTAGCTAATCTAATTGTCATACCGTTAATAACAGTACTTATTATTTTAGGGATGGTCTATTTAATTGCGATGTGGGTGGATAGTCTATCCATAGTGGTAAGTTTCTGCCTTAATGTGCTAACAGACCTATTATACCGATTGATAGAACTAGTGCATCGTTTAGATTATTTCTCTTTTCAGAATGCACAGATAAGCTTTGTACAGATGGCTTTACTGTTGGTTCTTATTGGAGGTGCATTACTTACTTATTATCAAAAGAAGTTGAGATATATAGTTGGAGGGGTGTTGTTATGTAGTGCTTTACAGTTATGTACTACTTTAGGATCGAGTAAAGAAGATACTTTGGATGCTGAAATTGTAGTTCCATTTGTGTCTAATAAGAATAATAGATCAGTATGGATTAGAGACCATGATACTGTACATGTGTTAATGAACCTTATTGATAGTACTGATCAGAGACATCTACGTGATTTAGATAAATATGTACAAGAGTATAGCTTAGATAAAGTTGTGTATCATCCATTAGAAGGGATTGCACCAAGTATTCAAGACAAATTGCTAATTATAGATAATGATAGGGTAGCGTATAGTGGAGTATTAGACGCATCAGTCATATTATTCTCAGGACAACCTAAGATTAACTTTGAACGAATGTTAGAAGTGAGATTGCCTAAACTAGTGATCTTTCATAATTCGGTACCTTTTTGGTTTAAGAGAAAGTGTATTGATATATGTATAAAAAAGAATATCCCTTTTCATGATATGTATGAAAAGGGATATTGGTCTTCTTTATTATAA
- a CDS encoding thioredoxin family protein, which produces MKKLFLLLTITFLGLTANAQEIKWMSFNEAIAAQKKEAKPIFMDAFTDWCGPCKMLDKNTFSDAKVIEHINKNYYAVKFDAEGNEEINYKGTKYTNPGYNSERKGRNATHDFTMFLRIPGYPSMVIFGTKGDVTKVIVGYQTPQQLLQQI; this is translated from the coding sequence ATGAAAAAACTGTTTTTATTACTTACCATTACTTTCTTAGGATTAACAGCTAATGCTCAAGAAATAAAATGGATGTCGTTTAACGAAGCTATCGCAGCACAAAAGAAAGAAGCTAAGCCTATCTTTATGGATGCTTTTACTGACTGGTGTGGACCTTGCAAAATGCTTGACAAAAACACTTTTAGCGATGCTAAAGTAATCGAGCATATCAACAAGAATTACTACGCTGTGAAATTTGATGCAGAAGGTAATGAAGAAATAAACTACAAAGGAACGAAGTATACAAACCCTGGATACAACAGTGAAAGAAAAGGTAGAAATGCTACGCATGACTTCACTATGTTCTTAAGAATACCTGGATATCCTTCTATGGTTATCTTCGGAACTAAAGGTGATGTGACTAAAGTTATCGTTGGGTACCAAACTCCTCAACAGTTGTTACAACAGATTTAA